TTCCGGCAGGCGGTCGATGGCCTCGGCCAGGAGGGCCTTCTTCTCCTCGAAGATGACGAAAGCCACCGGGTCGGGGGAGTTCTCATCGACGATGGTGTCCATCGGCCGGACCAGGCCGTCGCCGGAACCCTCGTTGGGCCATAGGTCGTCCAGGGAGAGGAGGGAGAGGCTCGAGACCTCGCTCAGGCGGTCTTGGAGGCCACCCAGGCTGATCCCGAGGTGCCCGGCCACTTCCTCGTCGCTGACCGACCGCCCCAGCCTGGCCTCCAAGTCTCCATAGGCCCGTTCGAGCTCCCTGGCCTTCTGCCGGAGAGAGTGGGGCGCCCAGTCGAAGGCCCGCAGGCCGTCGAGGATGGCCCCCTTGATTCGGGCGATGGCGTAGGTCTCGAACTTGACCCCGCGCTCGTGGTCGAACTTCTCGATCGCGTCGATCAGCCCGAAGATACCGTAGCTGATGAGGTCGTCCAGTTCGACGTTGGGCGGCATGCCCATGGCCAACCGGCCGGCGATGTACTTGACCAGCGAGGCATAGTTGAGGATCAGTTCCTCCCTGGCCTTCAGGTCCTTGCCCTTCTTATAGAGGGTCCAGAGCTTCTCCCGGTCGTCGGCGACGGCTGCCATCAGCCGGCCACCTCCTTACCCGTTCCAGCGTTGAGCATCTCTGCGGCGGAAGTCCCGGGGAGGACGACGTCCAGTCGCCCGCCCTTCTTGCCCTCGGTCCCCCCGTCGGTCCGGCCCGATTGGGCTCCTCCCGGCGGGGCCTGACCCGAGGGGATCTGACCGGCCTCGCCCTCACCGGCGGCCGCGGCCGCCTTCCGCGGCCGGCCCGGTTCGAGGAGTTCCGGCACCAGGTAGGTGACGGCCGAGGCGACGGCCTTGGTGAACAGGGCGAAGAGGACGAAGGCCAGACCGGCCCGGAGGAGCATCTCGTCCTCGGTCGTCCCGGCGCCTCGGGCCAGGGCGGCCGACAGGAGCGCCGCGACCAACCCACCCAGCAGGGCGATACGGCCGGTGGCCACTCAGATGAGCCCCCTTCGTCTGAGCCTCCGCTGTTCTTCGAAGATGAAGCTGATGATGGTGTCCATCTCTCGTTCGTTGACATCGAGGAACTTGACCCCCGTCCAGTGCTCGACGATCCGGCCCTTCTCCTCAGACTTGATGATCCGGACGATCTCCCCCATCAGGTTGATCGTCTCCCTCGGCCGGAGCTGGATCTCCATGTCGACCAGGGTGCCCGATTCGAGCTTCTGGTCGATGACCAGCATCGACCCACCGCCGGAGAGGTCCCGCGTCCGCCCCCTGAAAACGGTCATGTTCTGCTGGGCCGATAGCTCCGGGTTGGGATCGTTGGGGTGGGCCAGGATCGTGTAGAGGATCGGGAGACTGGCATCCAACCGCACGTGGGTGCGGCGCTGCATCCGCTGGGTGACCTCGGGCTTGGTGATCACCCAGAGGGCGATGACCCCCGATTCGAGCTTCAGAAGCTCAGACTCGAACGAGTAGACCGCCGACTCGCCCGTCCAGTCCACCTTGAGCAGGGTCCCGGCGGGCGCCGCCAGGGCTACCCCCTGGGTGATCGGGGCGGCGATGACGAAGCCCTCGGCCCGCTCGTCGACGAATTGAGAGCTGTACCTGCCGGCCAGCGTGCCGGCGAGGACCTCGACACTCAGTCGCTGATTGACGCTTGGTGCTCGGTCGAAAGCCACCCTCCTGAACCCTCCTTACAGGACGCTTTCTGGTCTGCGGTGTTTCTTGATGTCTTCGACGCCCTACCGGTCTCGGGGGCCGCTCGTCACGACGCCGGGCCGCTCGAGAAGCTGCGGACGAGGCGGCTGAAGAAGCCCTTGATGCCCTTTACTTCAGCCGTCGTGGCGACCGGCGCCCCGACGAGCTTGTCGGCCAGTTTCTTAAGGCAGCGGGAGGCCGCCGTCCCCGGGTAGGCGAGGATGAACGGCTGCTGGCTCTTGACCGCCCGGGTGACGTTGGGGTCCTCCAGGATGTAGCCGAAGACGTCCAGGTTGATCCCGAGGAAACGCTGGCAGACCTTGACCAGCCGGCTCTTGGCCCCGTGGAACTCCTCCTCGTCGCCGACCCGGTTGACGAGGAGCTTGGGGCGGGCCGCCGGGCTCTTCTTGATGATGGCCTTGATCGTCACGTAGGCGTCGGTGAGGGCCGTCGGTTCGGGGTTGGTGACCACGATGACCTCGTCGGCGGCGAGGACGAAGGACAGCACGTTCTTGGACAGGCCGGCCCCGGTGTCGAGGAGGATCACGTCGGCCATCTCCTCCATCGCCTCCAGGCTGGTCAGGAAGCGCGATAGGCGGGGGTTGTTGAGGCTGATGAGCTCCTGGAAGCCGGACCCGCCGGCGATCAGCCGGACCCCGGCCGGCCCCTCGACGGCCACTTCGGCGATGGACTTCTCGCCCTTCAGCACCTGGGACAGGGTGAACTGGGGGGTGACCCCGAGGACCACGTCGGCGTTGGCCAGACCGAGGTCGGTGTCGATGATCAGGACCCGTTTCCCCGCCTGGGAGAGGGCGATGCCGAGGTTGGTGGTGACGTTGGTCTTCCCCACCCCACCCTTGCCGCTGGTGACGGCAATGACCCGGGCCCGTTGCAGGCTCCCCCGTTCCTTGGCTTCCTGCTTGATCTTGTCGGCCAGCAGGCGCAGGCGTTCGGCTTGATCAACCATTGTCGGACCCCCTCGTCAGGAGCCGGGTCAGCTTGGTCAGGCTGGCGAGTTCGATGTCCTCGGGGACGCTCTGTCCGGTGGTGAAGTAGGAGATCCCCTTCTGGGTGGCCGCGGCCAGGTTGAGGACGATCCCGTAGGTCGACGTCTCGTCGAGCTTGGTGAAGAGGAGCCGGTCGAACCCGGCGTAGCCGTAGTTCTTGACGATGTCCATGGCGTCGCGGTACTTGGTGGTGGCCGAGATGACCAGGTAGGTCTCGTCCGGCCGGGCGGCCGCCAGGAAGCCCTTGATCTCGGACATCTGCATCACGTTGCGGTGGCTGCGGCCGGCCGTGTCGATCAGGATGAGGTCCCGCTTGGCCTGGCGCAGGATGGCTTCCTTCAGTTCCTGCGGGGAGAAGACCACTTCCACCGGCACGCCGATGATCTGCCCGTAGGTCTTCAACTGCTCGACGGCGGCGATCCGGTAGGTGTCGCAAGTGATCAGGGCGACATCCTTCTTCTCCAGGAGGGAGTAGTTGGCGGCCAGCTTGGCGATGGTCGTCGTCTTGCCGACCCCGGTCGGTCCCAGGAAGGCGCAGATCCGGCGCCCGCCGCGAAGGTCGATGGGACGCGGTTCGCCGACCATCTCCCGGATCAGTTCGGCCAGGCGGGCGTCGAGGTCCCCGGTGCCGATCTCGCTCGGCGGCGACAGGCGCAGGGCGATCTCGTGGGCCAGTCGCGGGTTGACCTCCTGGGCACAAAGGGTGTCGTGGAGGCCCTTGACCCGCTCGGGGTAGTCGGGCGCGGCCGCCGGCTGCTCCATCTGGCGGAGCATCGTGGCCAGGATGTCCTTCATCTTGGCCAGTTCGTGCTCGAGGGTCGAGGCATCCTCGGCCGGGTCATGCTCGGCCACGGCCAGGCTGCCCACGACGGCGTGAGTCTCGGCCGGAGCGGCGACGGACACGGTCTCCGCCCCGGGAGCTTTCTTCTTGCGCGGGGCCCGCGGCGTCGAGGACTTCGGCTTGGCCTTCTCGCCGGCCGCCCGGGCCGGCCGGGCCGGCTTCGGTCCCGGCGGGGTCGCCGGTCGTAGCTCAGGCTCGTCGTCGATGGCCGCGGTGACCTCGACGAAGCCGGGCGAGAAGAGACCCATCAGACCGCCGGGTTTGACCCGCTTGGTCTGGAGGATGATCGCCTCCGGGCCCATCTCCCGCTTGACCAGGGCCATCGCTTCGGCAAGGGTGTTGGCCTGATACTTACGGACCTTCACTTAGACGTTCAC
This DNA window, taken from Bacillota bacterium, encodes the following:
- a CDS encoding FliA/WhiG family RNA polymerase sigma factor; translated protein: MAAVADDREKLWTLYKKGKDLKAREELILNYASLVKYIAGRLAMGMPPNVELDDLISYGIFGLIDAIEKFDHERGVKFETYAIARIKGAILDGLRAFDWAPHSLRQKARELERAYGDLEARLGRSVSDEEVAGHLGISLGGLQDRLSEVSSLSLLSLDDLWPNEGSGDGLVRPMDTIVDENSPDPVAFVIFEEKKALLAEAIDRLPEKERLVAALYYYEGLTAKEISQIMNLSQSRISQLHSKAILRLRGRLSRLKQRLVP
- a CDS encoding PilZ domain-containing protein, which produces MAFDRAPSVNQRLSVEVLAGTLAGRYSSQFVDERAEGFVIAAPITQGVALAAPAGTLLKVDWTGESAVYSFESELLKLESGVIALWVITKPEVTQRMQRRTHVRLDASLPILYTILAHPNDPNPELSAQQNMTVFRGRTRDLSGGGSMLVIDQKLESGTLVDMEIQLRPRETINLMGEIVRIIKSEEKGRIVEHWTGVKFLDVNEREMDTIISFIFEEQRRLRRRGLI
- a CDS encoding MinD/ParA family protein; translation: MVDQAERLRLLADKIKQEAKERGSLQRARVIAVTSGKGGVGKTNVTTNLGIALSQAGKRVLIIDTDLGLANADVVLGVTPQFTLSQVLKGEKSIAEVAVEGPAGVRLIAGGSGFQELISLNNPRLSRFLTSLEAMEEMADVILLDTGAGLSKNVLSFVLAADEVIVVTNPEPTALTDAYVTIKAIIKKSPAARPKLLVNRVGDEEEFHGAKSRLVKVCQRFLGINLDVFGYILEDPNVTRAVKSQQPFILAYPGTAASRCLKKLADKLVGAPVATTAEVKGIKGFFSRLVRSFSSGPAS
- the flhF gene encoding flagellar biosynthesis protein FlhF is translated as MKVRKYQANTLAEAMALVKREMGPEAIILQTKRVKPGGLMGLFSPGFVEVTAAIDDEPELRPATPPGPKPARPARAAGEKAKPKSSTPRAPRKKKAPGAETVSVAAPAETHAVVGSLAVAEHDPAEDASTLEHELAKMKDILATMLRQMEQPAAAPDYPERVKGLHDTLCAQEVNPRLAHEIALRLSPPSEIGTGDLDARLAELIREMVGEPRPIDLRGGRRICAFLGPTGVGKTTTIAKLAANYSLLEKKDVALITCDTYRIAAVEQLKTYGQIIGVPVEVVFSPQELKEAILRQAKRDLILIDTAGRSHRNVMQMSEIKGFLAAARPDETYLVISATTKYRDAMDIVKNYGYAGFDRLLFTKLDETSTYGIVLNLAAATQKGISYFTTGQSVPEDIELASLTKLTRLLTRGSDNG